Within the Streptomyces sp. YIM 121038 genome, the region GTCGGACATGGGAGTCTCCTCCGAGAGTTTTAGACTGATCAGTTCATAACCTCTGCGAGGACGGTAGCCCATCCAGACCGATCGTTCAAGAATGAGGGACGACGAAGGGGCGCGGCCCTGCGGCCGCGCCCCTGACGCCCGGTGATGACCCGTCAGCCGTCGAGCTGCTCCAGGGTCGCGATCGACGGGCCCCTGCGGGCCTTCGCCGCGCGGGCCACGTCCTCCGCCGCGCCCAGGACCCGGGCCGCGTTCCGCCAGGTCAGCTTGGCGAGGTCGGGCTCGGACCAGCCGCGGTCGAGGAGCTCCGCGACGAGGTTCGGATAGCCGGAGACGTCGTCGAGGCCGGACGGGGTGAACGCCGTGCCGTCGTAGTCCCCGCCGATGCCGATGTGGTCGACGCCCGCGACCTCCCGCATGTGGTCGAGGTGGTCGGCCACCGTCGCCGCGGTGGCGACGGGGCGCGGGTGCGACTCCTCGAAGGCCGCGTGCACCTTCATGGCCTCCGGGGTGGTGTCCAGGTGGTGGAAGCCGTGCGCCCGCATGTTCTCGTCGGCCGCGAGGGTCCAGTCGACCGCCGCCTGGAGGACGAACTTCGGCACGAAGGTGGCCATCGCCACGCCGCCGTTCGCGGGCAGCCGCTCCAGGACGTCGTCCGGGATGTTGCGCGGGTGGTCGCACACCGCGCGGGACGAGGAGTGCGAGAAGATCACCGGCGCCTCGGAGGTGTCCAGGGCCGCCCGCATCGTCGTCGCCGCCACGTGCGAGAGGTCCACCAGCATGCCGAGCCGGTTCATCTCGCGGACCACCTCGCGGCCGAACGCGGACAGGCCGCCGACGCCCGGGACGTCCGTCGCCGAGTCCGCCCAGGCGATGTTGTCGTTGTGCGTCAGCGTCATGTAGCGCACGCCGAGGGCGTACAACGCCCGCAGCGTGGCGAGGGAGTTGTTGATCGAGTGGCCGCCCTCGGCGCCCATCAGGGACGCGATGCGGCCCTCCGCGCGGGCCGCCTCCAGGTCGGCGGCGGTCAGCGCGGGGCGCAGCTCCTCCGGGTGGCGGGCGAGCAGCCGCTGGACGCAGTCGATCTGCTCCAGCGTGGCGCTGACCGCGTCGTCGCCCGCCATGTCGCTGCGCACGTACACCGACCAGTACTGCGCGCCGACGCCGCCCGCGCGAAGGCGTGCCAGGTCGGTGTGGAGCCGGCCCGACTGGTCGGCGCCGACGTCCAGGCGGTCGAGGTCGTACCCGGCCTTCTCGCGCAGCGCCCACGGCAGGTCGTTGTGCCCGTCCACGACGGGGAACTCGGCGAGCAGGGAGCGGGCTCGGGCCAGGGAATCGGTCAGCG harbors:
- a CDS encoding dipeptidase is translated as MTTLTDSLARARSLLAEFPVVDGHNDLPWALREKAGYDLDRLDVGADQSGRLHTDLARLRAGGVGAQYWSVYVRSDMAGDDAVSATLEQIDCVQRLLARHPEELRPALTAADLEAARAEGRIASLMGAEGGHSINNSLATLRALYALGVRYMTLTHNDNIAWADSATDVPGVGGLSAFGREVVREMNRLGMLVDLSHVAATTMRAALDTSEAPVIFSHSSSRAVCDHPRNIPDDVLERLPANGGVAMATFVPKFVLQAAVDWTLAADENMRAHGFHHLDTTPEAMKVHAAFEESHPRPVATAATVADHLDHMREVAGVDHIGIGGDYDGTAFTPSGLDDVSGYPNLVAELLDRGWSEPDLAKLTWRNAARVLGAAEDVARAAKARRGPSIATLEQLDG